GCAGTCGGCGGCGCGAGCCGCCGCGTACGCGAGGAAGTTGTCGAACACCACCTTGGCGTCCGCGGCGGTCGCGACGGTCTCGTCCGTGATTCCCTCGAGAACGCGCTCGATCCGCTCGTCCGGGAGGTCCTTCCCCCGCGCGACCCGGATCGCCGTCTCCCGGTCGTACTCGGGGTGAAACTGCACCCCGAAGACGGCTCCTTGCGGAACGCCTGGATCGAGTAATCGTTTTCCGCCAGCAACTCGGCGCCGGGCGGGAGCGCGACGACCTCGTCGGAGTGGGTAGCGAAGACGAGGAATCGGTCGGGAAGCTCCGCCAGGAGGTCCGAGTCGCGGGTGCGTTCCATCTCGCGGTAGCCGAGTTCGTACTCACCCATGTCCCGCACCTCGCCGCCGAGGACCTGGGCGAGCAGCTGGTGGCCGAAGCAGACGCCGAGGACCGGTAGGTCGCGCTCGATCGCGGTCTCGAGCCACGCAGACAGCGGCGGAATCCACTCCTCGTCGCCGTAGGCGGCCGCGGCCGAGCCGCTCACGATCGCGGCGTGCCAGTCGTACCGTTCCGGAAGCTCGCCCCGGGTGGCGTCGAACGGGGTGACGTCGGCGTTCACGTCGCGGTCGAAGTTCCGACGGGTCGCCTCGTCGTTGAAGGAAGCGTTCAGCAGTGCCACGCGTAGCGGGTTCATCTCGATGCGACTAACGTCACGTCGAAACGTAATGAACGTTCGCCTCGAGACCCGTTCTCGAAACCGATTGTTCGACGCCAAACCGCGGGTTTCCGTCCCGAAAACGAAGCCTACAGCTCCTCGATCGCGACCGCCCGCCCCCGCTCGCTCGACTCGTAGATCGCCGCGAGAACCCGCTGGACGGCCAGCGCCTCCTCGACGGTGCCACTCGGCGCTCGCGTCCCGGCGACCATCTCGAGAAACGCCTCGGCCTCCCGGTCGTAGATGTCGACGTCGTCGACGGACACCGTCTCGGGGTCGGCGTCCGGGTCGGCGTCGACGAGCGTCAGCTCGGAGTCGGTGACGCCGAACCGCGCGCCGGCTTCGGTGCCGCGGAGAACGCAGGTTCTCGAGGGCTCTGCGGTGCCGTGCCAGGCGGTCTCGACGGAGATCGTCTGCCCGTCGGAACACCGGAGGAACGCGCTCGCGGAGTCGTCGACCGCGTACTCGCCGAACTCCGAGCGGACCTGCCCGCTGACTTCGACGACCGCCGGGTACTCGAGCAGGTGGAGCGCGAGGTCGATCACGTGGACGCCGAGGTCCATCAGGACGCCGCCGCCGGCGAGTTCCTCGTCGACGAACCAGCCGCCGTTTCTCGGGACCCCGCCCCGCCGCAGGTAGTCGACGTGGACGTGCGAGAGCGAGCCGAACCGGCCGTCGTCGCGCAGCGAGACGACCCGTTCGGTGGGGGCCGCAAAGCGCATCGTGAACCCGACCGCACAGAACCCGTCCGATCGGCGCGCGGCCGCCGCGATCCGTTCGGCGCTCTCGAGGGAGTGTGCCATCGGCTTCTCGAGCAACACGTCGACGCCCGCCTCGAGCGCGTCGACCGCGATCTCCTCGTGAAAGCGGTTGGGAACGCCGACGATCACCGCGTCGACGCCTGCCTCGAGCAACGCGTCGTGGTCGGCGCAGGTCGTGGCGTCGAACTCCGCTGCGAACGCCTCACGGGCAGCCGCGTCGAGGTCCGCCCCGAGGAGATCACAGTCGAGTCGGGCGAGCCGCGTCGCGTGGATTCGTCCGATCGTTCCCAGGCCGACGATACCGATTCGCGTGGTCGTATCCGTGCTCATTGGGTGGCGGTCACACGGGCGGGACAAAAAGCTGAGCCATCCGGCGGTCCGTGGGAGTCCCGTTCGAGTTGGGACGCGGCTACCGCGGGAGCCGCCCCTCATGCGCCGCGAGGTACTCCCTCGCGCCCTCGCGGATGACCTCCTCGGGGCCGACGACGCAGTCGCGCCTGAGCTCGGGGAACTCGCCCTCGAGGAGCGCCTTGACCTCGCCGTCGAGCGCCGCGGCCTCGGCGATCGGCCGACCCTCGAGGTGTTCCGCGAGCAGGTCCGCGACTGCCGTGGAGACCGCACAGCTCTCGCTCTCGAAGCCGAGTCGTTCGATCGTGCCGTCGGGAGCGACCGCGACGTGGAACTCGCCCTCGTCGCCACAGGAGGTCTCCTCGGAGTGCTTCGTGAACGTCGGCTCGGCGAGCCCGCCGTCGTTGCGGGGGTGCTCGTGGCGCTCGAGGATCGCGTCGTGGTAGGACGAGGCGAGGTAGCCCTCGAGTTCGTCGGCCGCGTCGTCGACGGCCGCTAACAGCAGGTCGATCTCCTCGGTCGTGTTGTAGACGTAAAAGGACGCCCGGACCGACCCCGGAATCGAGAGGATGTCGTGCAGCGGCTGCGTGCAGTGATCGCCCGCCCGGACGGCGATGCCGCGGCGGTCGAGCAGCGAGGAGAGGTCGTGGCCGTGGACGCCGTCGACGTTGAACGCGACGACGCCGGTGCGCTCCTCGCCCGCGGGCGGGCCGTACGTCTCGACGTGATCGCGCGCGTCGAGGCGCTCGAGGGCGTACTGGGCCAACTCGTTCTCGTGGTCGCGGATGGCGTCCATCCCGATCTCCTCGAGGTAGTCCGCCGCCGCCGCGAGCGCGATCCCCTCCGCGATCGGCGGCGTGCCGGCCTCGAACTTCCAGGGAAGGCCGTTCCAGGAGGAGTCCGCGAACGTGACGTGTCGGATCATCTCGCCGCCGAAGAGGAACGGGTCCATCTCCTCGAGCAGCTCGCGTTTCCCGTAGAGGCCGCCGATACCGGTCGGGCCGGCCATCTTGTGCCCCGAGAAGGCGAAAAAGTCGGCGTCCATCGCCTCGACGTCGATCGGTCTGTTGGGGGCGGACTGGGCGCCGTCGACGAGGACGGAGGCGTCGTGTTCGTGCGCCAGATCGGCGATCTCCCGGACGGGGTTGACCGTCCCAAGTACGTTCGAGACGTGGACGACCGAGACGAGCGCGGTGTCGGGGCCGATCAGTTCCGCAGCGTGGTCCATGTCGAGGCGTCCGTCGTCGTCGACGCCGACGAATCGAAGCGTGGCGCCGGTCTTCTTGGCCACCTGCTGCCAGGTGACCAGCGAGGCGTGGTGTTCCATCTCCGTCGTCACGATCTCGTCCTCGGGGCCGAGCTCGTTCACGCCGAGGCCGTAGGCGACGAGGTTGATGCTCTCGGTGGTGTTCTTCGTGAAGATCATCTCCTCGCGACCGCCGCTGGCGCCCACGAACGCCGCGAGCCGGTCGTGGGCCTCCTCGTAGGCGACGGACGCCTCGTGGCTCAGCGTGTGAATGCCCCGGTGGATGTTCGCGTTGTAGCCGCCGTAGAACTCCTCGTAGACGCGGTAGACGCGCTCGGGAGTCTGTGTCGTCGCCGCGTTGTCGAGGTAGACGAGCGGCCGTCCATCGACCGTTCGCTCGAGAATCGGAAACTCGCTCCTGATCGCCGATACGTCTCGGTTCATGTCCGTACGTTCGGTGCAACCGGCATAAATCTACGCCGCCTCTCGAATTGTCGGAACGCTACTCGACCGTCTCGAGGTCGCGGTCCTCGAGGACCGCCAGCAACTGCGGGAGGTCACAGCTACCGACGAGCCCGTGAACGCGGCGCCTGAAGTCGATTTCGTACTCGTGGCTGGTCGCAATTTCGTAGAAGGAGTCCGGCAGGTTCTCGAGGCGCACCGTCTCGAACGCCGGATTGGCCACCGCGGCGTACACCGCGTGGAGCGCGCCAAGTCCGACCCCCTCGAGGCCGTACCCGTCCGCATCCGCCGGGAGCACGTCACTGTCGGCGACGCGGCGCTCGAGGTACGCCCGCGCCCGAAGAACGTCGAACACCCGCATCCCGAACAGCGACTCGCCGAGCATGAGCGCGTCACTGCCGAGTTTGTACTCGGTGCCGTGGTAGTCGAAGTACTCGCCGCCGTTCGACTGCGGCGTGTTCACGTCGCGCGCCCGAACGGCGCCGACGCCGCGCGGGTCGAACGCCATCGCCGCGCCACGCTCGCGGGCGAGCGCCGCGAGGCGCTCCTCGTACCGCTCGAACTCGTTCGTGCCGCGATCCGGCAGGACGACCGTCGGCACGACGGTGTCGGGTGACTCGAGCGCGACGGCGGCGATACCGGTCACGACGACCCCGGGTTCGCTGTAGAAGAACGTCTTCTCCCAGCGCACGCCCCGCTCCTCGTCTTCCTCCCGTTCGATCCGGCGGGGGTGAAGCTCACAGCGCGGCCGCTCGAGGTCGAGTTCGTCGATCACGGTCTCGCGCATCGCCTCGGCGTAGGCGGCGGGGTCGTCGACCGCAGGGGGCGTTCCCGCGTCGTCGTGGCGTCGCTCGACGAACGCCCGGGTGAGGTCGACGACGTGGGTCTCGTCGGCGTACTCGCCGTGGACCTGTCCGGCCGCCGTACAGCGCAGGTCGGCTACGTCCTCGACGGCGGGGTCGCCGGTTTCGAAGTCCGGCTCGAGCCCGCGGAGGTGTTCGCGGAACCAGTTCACCATCGCCTCCCGGAGCGGCGGCGAGAGGCCGTGGGTCCGATCCGCGACCGCCATGTCGACGTTCTCGGGGCGATCGTACAGGCCGTAGACGGCCCGCGCGCGCTCGAGGCTCTGGCGGGCGCCGTCGATGCAGAGGAAGTCGGACTGGGCGGCGCCGATCAGGGCGGGCTTCGGGGCGAACGCGGAGACGAAGTCGTCGTAGTTCAGCCCGCGCTCGATCGCGCCGTAGACGATCTGCTCGCCGTCCTGTGCCTGTCCGGTTTCCATGTACGACTCCCGCGAGGTGACGAAACAACACGGCACCGCGGCCTCGAGGCGGTCGTCGACGAGCATCAGAAAGCCGGTCTGCATCCCGCCGCCGGAGTTGCCGGTCGCCCCCAGGCGCGACTCGTCGACGTCGGGGCGGGCCTCGAGGTAGTCGAGCGCCCGGATCATGTCGTGGACGAAGTACCGCGCGAGGTTCGACTCGGCGGCCGCACACTGCTGGCCGAGGTAGGTGTGTTCGGTCGTGTTCTGGCGCGGAATCTCGCCCGTCTCGGGGTCGTAGCTCTGCATCCGCTCGCCCTGGCCGATCGGGTCGATCGCGAACACGACGAACCCGTTCCGGACGAGGTCGAGACAGGCCTGCTGGTAGCCCCCGGCCGCTTTACCGACCGCCGCGTGCCCGCAGAGGAAGAGAACGGCGGGGTGCGGTCCGTCCGTCGCTTCGGCACCTTCACCGGAGTCGGTGTCTTCGCTCTCGCCGTCGTCTCGAGTCGGCCGGTAGAGGTTCCCCGTGACGTGAAAGTCCGGCAGGCTCTCGAAGACGACCGTCTCGATCGCGTAGCCGTCGCGCTCGAGGGTGGCAGTCGTCTCGGCGGAAAGCGGCGGCCGCTGCTCGGGGAGTCCGCCGAGGCCCTCGAGAAACGCCTCGCGCATCTCCGCGGCGTGGCGTTCGTGGTCGTCGACCGTCTCGATGGCCGCCTTCCGGGCGCGCTCGGCCTCGAAACGCTCCTCCGCCCGCGCTTTGAGGTACCGTGGCAACTGATTCTCGACGTCGTAGTAGCCGTCGACGTGGCTGTCGAAGCCGTCCATTGTCACCTAACTCGTTACCGACGACTTCAACGTTGTGCCGCGCCGTCGCGGCAGCTCCCTCGTCACGGCCGAAAACCGCGCGGTTGCGCGATCACCCACACTTATGTCACTCCGTGGCACTGCACTCGATAATGAAACTCGACGTCGTCGGCGCCGAGCAGTACGTCCGAACCAACGAGAAGCGGATGGCGTTTCACTTCGGAAACGTCGTCGCCACCGAGGGCGCCCACCACTTCCTCGAGGTCGACCTCGACGTCGACGGCGAGCGAGTGACGGGGCTCTCGATGGTCGGCATCGCCCCGGCGTGGTTCCTCAAGGACCCCGAACTCTCGATGGTCGAGCAGACCGAACTGTTGCTCGAGACCTTCGACGCCGCCTGCGAGCACGCGCTGGCCCTCGAGCCCGCGCCGTCTGTGTTCGACTGGTGGTACGACCTCTACGAGCGCCAGCGCGAGTGGGCCGCAGACACCGCCCACCCGCCGCTGCTGTGGGGGTACGGGGTGGCCATGGTCGAACAGGCGGTGATCGACGCCGTCTGTCGCCACCGGGGGATCACGTTCGCCGAGGGAATCCGACGCGGCGCCTTCGGCGTCGAGCCGGGACGTATCTACGACGAACTCGAGGGAACCGACCCCGGCGAACTCCTGCCCGCGGAGCCGACGCGCGAGGTTGCGCTCCGGCACACGGTGGGGCTGGCGGACCCGCTCGTCGGGGCGGAGATCGATCCCGAGGAGCGACTTGACGACGGCCTCCCGCAGGCGCTCGACGAGTACGTCGAGCGCGACGGCGTCGACCACTTCAAGATCAAGCTCTCGGCGGACCCGGAACGCGACGCCGACCGCCTCGCGACGATCGGCGAGGTGCTAGAAGCGAGTTCGCTCGAGTCGTGGTTCTGTACGGTCGACGCGAACGAGGGGTACGAGGACGTGCGGACGTTCAAGGACCAGTGGGAGCGCCACGCCGCCGATCCGTCCGTCGCCGCCGTCGTCGACAGCGTCGCGTACGTCGAACAGCCCCTGCCGAGGAACGAGGCGCTCACCGACGAAACCGGCGAGGTGCTCACGGAGTGGGCGGAGCG
The sequence above is drawn from the Natrononativus amylolyticus genome and encodes:
- a CDS encoding Gfo/Idh/MocA family protein; the encoded protein is MSTDTTTRIGIVGLGTIGRIHATRLARLDCDLLGADLDAAAREAFAAEFDATTCADHDALLEAGVDAVIVGVPNRFHEEIAVDALEAGVDVLLEKPMAHSLESAERIAAAARRSDGFCAVGFTMRFAAPTERVVSLRDDGRFGSLSHVHVDYLRRGGVPRNGGWFVDEELAGGGVLMDLGVHVIDLALHLLEYPAVVEVSGQVRSEFGEYAVDDSASAFLRCSDGQTISVETAWHGTAEPSRTCVLRGTEAGARFGVTDSELTLVDADPDADPETVSVDDVDIYDREAEAFLEMVAGTRAPSGTVEEALAVQRVLAAIYESSERGRAVAIEEL
- a CDS encoding SufS family cysteine desulfurase gives rise to the protein MNRDVSAIRSEFPILERTVDGRPLVYLDNAATTQTPERVYRVYEEFYGGYNANIHRGIHTLSHEASVAYEEAHDRLAAFVGASGGREEMIFTKNTTESINLVAYGLGVNELGPEDEIVTTEMEHHASLVTWQQVAKKTGATLRFVGVDDDGRLDMDHAAELIGPDTALVSVVHVSNVLGTVNPVREIADLAHEHDASVLVDGAQSAPNRPIDVEAMDADFFAFSGHKMAGPTGIGGLYGKRELLEEMDPFLFGGEMIRHVTFADSSWNGLPWKFEAGTPPIAEGIALAAAADYLEEIGMDAIRDHENELAQYALERLDARDHVETYGPPAGEERTGVVAFNVDGVHGHDLSSLLDRRGIAVRAGDHCTQPLHDILSIPGSVRASFYVYNTTEEIDLLLAAVDDAADELEGYLASSYHDAILERHEHPRNDGGLAEPTFTKHSEETSCGDEGEFHVAVAPDGTIERLGFESESCAVSTAVADLLAEHLEGRPIAEAAALDGEVKALLEGEFPELRRDCVVGPEEVIREGAREYLAAHEGRLPR
- a CDS encoding alpha/beta hydrolase family protein, encoding MDGFDSHVDGYYDVENQLPRYLKARAEERFEAERARKAAIETVDDHERHAAEMREAFLEGLGGLPEQRPPLSAETTATLERDGYAIETVVFESLPDFHVTGNLYRPTRDDGESEDTDSGEGAEATDGPHPAVLFLCGHAAVGKAAGGYQQACLDLVRNGFVVFAIDPIGQGERMQSYDPETGEIPRQNTTEHTYLGQQCAAAESNLARYFVHDMIRALDYLEARPDVDESRLGATGNSGGGMQTGFLMLVDDRLEAAVPCCFVTSRESYMETGQAQDGEQIVYGAIERGLNYDDFVSAFAPKPALIGAAQSDFLCIDGARQSLERARAVYGLYDRPENVDMAVADRTHGLSPPLREAMVNWFREHLRGLEPDFETGDPAVEDVADLRCTAAGQVHGEYADETHVVDLTRAFVERRHDDAGTPPAVDDPAAYAEAMRETVIDELDLERPRCELHPRRIEREEDEERGVRWEKTFFYSEPGVVVTGIAAVALESPDTVVPTVVLPDRGTNEFERYEERLAALARERGAAMAFDPRGVGAVRARDVNTPQSNGGEYFDYHGTEYKLGSDALMLGESLFGMRVFDVLRARAYLERRVADSDVLPADADGYGLEGVGLGALHAVYAAVANPAFETVRLENLPDSFYEIATSHEYEIDFRRRVHGLVGSCDLPQLLAVLEDRDLETVE